In one Leptospiraceae bacterium genomic region, the following are encoded:
- a CDS encoding acetyl-CoA C-acetyltransferase: MLEEAVILEGARTPFGNFAGSLKDISATDLGTIACKATLEKSGIEAETVEDLIFGNVLPSGKDSAYIARHIALDSGLKVETPALTVNRLCGSGMESIILAAQKIKLQENTLILSGGTESMSQVPYVLRGARNGYRYGNADLEDLLSQGLTDTYTGLAMGLTAENLAEKYSISREEQDEWAAISQERAEEATLEGRLGEEITPVEIRGKSIQLFDKDEFIRGKESIPRLGTLKPAFKKDGTVTAGNSSGINDGACALLISSQTYAEKNNLIPLAMIRGYGHSGCAPEIMGIGPVFAIPKALKQAGLTLSDMHLIEINEAFAAQFLAVKKELGLDESITNVNGGAIAIGHPLAASGARITLSLAYELRRRKLKYGLASLCIGGGQGIAIVLENPNL, from the coding sequence GTGTTAGAAGAAGCTGTGATTTTAGAAGGAGCCAGGACTCCTTTTGGGAATTTTGCTGGAAGCTTGAAAGATATTTCAGCAACGGACTTAGGAACAATAGCTTGCAAGGCCACACTTGAAAAAAGTGGAATAGAAGCAGAAACTGTAGAAGATTTAATTTTTGGGAATGTGCTACCTTCCGGAAAAGATTCTGCTTATATAGCAAGGCACATTGCTCTTGATTCAGGTTTAAAAGTTGAAACTCCGGCACTCACAGTAAATCGCCTCTGTGGTTCCGGCATGGAGTCTATTATTCTCGCTGCCCAAAAAATCAAACTTCAAGAAAATACTCTTATATTAAGTGGAGGCACCGAATCCATGTCACAGGTGCCTTATGTTTTACGGGGTGCAAGAAATGGCTACCGTTACGGAAACGCTGACTTAGAAGATCTTCTGAGTCAGGGTCTAACCGATACATACACCGGTCTGGCTATGGGACTAACCGCAGAGAATCTGGCCGAGAAGTATTCGATTTCCCGTGAAGAACAGGATGAATGGGCAGCCATTTCTCAAGAGAGGGCTGAAGAAGCAACTTTAGAAGGACGATTGGGTGAAGAAATTACTCCTGTAGAAATTCGGGGAAAAAGTATTCAGCTTTTTGATAAAGATGAGTTTATTCGAGGAAAAGAATCAATTCCGAGGCTTGGTACTTTAAAACCGGCTTTTAAAAAAGATGGTACCGTTACTGCCGGTAATTCTTCCGGAATTAATGATGGTGCCTGTGCTTTACTTATCAGTTCCCAAACCTATGCTGAAAAGAATAATCTTATACCTCTCGCTATGATTCGAGGCTACGGTCATTCCGGTTGTGCTCCGGAGATTATGGGAATCGGACCCGTTTTTGCAATTCCAAAAGCTTTAAAGCAAGCAGGCCTCACCCTTTCGGATATGCACTTAATTGAAATCAATGAAGCCTTTGCTGCTCAATTTCTCGCAGTGAAAAAAGAACTCGGACTCGATGAATCTATTACCAATGTGAATGGTGGAGCAATCGCTATCGGCCATCCACTGGCTGCCAGTGGTGCGAGAATTACGCTTAGTCTGGCTTATGAGTTACGAAGAAGAAAATTAAAATATGGGCTGGCTTCTCTTTGTATTGGAGGCGGACAGGGAATTGCTATCGTTTTAGAAAATCCTAATTTATAA
- the tatC gene encoding twin-arginine translocase subunit TatC codes for MTIGEHLEELRQVLIRGLFVLGVFIIVALFFGEDVHKILTTPYKNVLGKNATFYQIKMMAPFMVYLKTAVMISILFSFPIQLYFIWGFISPAVEPKHERYGKIIILASTLLFWAGIALCWYSVFEKMLQFFLVVFQLPDIETKLPIDEYYDIFFNLHLIFGIAFQLPIVLVLLGAMGILRSAFLFSKWREVTIFLAIASAFLSPPDWVSMVALLIPLEILFFLSLIVMKMVERKEE; via the coding sequence ATGACTATCGGAGAACATCTCGAAGAACTCAGACAGGTTTTAATTCGAGGGCTTTTCGTATTAGGAGTATTTATTATTGTAGCTCTTTTTTTTGGAGAAGATGTTCATAAAATATTAACCACTCCGTATAAGAACGTTCTGGGTAAGAATGCCACATTTTATCAGATAAAGATGATGGCTCCCTTTATGGTCTACCTAAAAACTGCTGTAATGATTTCTATTTTATTTAGTTTCCCTATACAACTGTATTTTATCTGGGGCTTTATTTCTCCTGCCGTAGAACCAAAGCATGAAAGATATGGTAAGATTATTATCCTTGCTTCCACTCTTCTCTTTTGGGCCGGAATTGCTCTATGCTGGTACAGTGTTTTTGAAAAAATGCTACAATTCTTTCTGGTGGTATTTCAATTACCTGATATTGAAACCAAACTTCCTATAGATGAATATTACGATATATTTTTTAATCTTCATCTAATATTCGGAATTGCATTCCAGCTTCCAATAGTATTAGTTCTTTTAGGAGCTATGGGAATTTTACGTTCTGCATTTCTATTTAGCAAATGGAGAGAAGTTACAATATTTCTCGCGATTGCTTCTGCTTTTCTTTCTCCACCGGATTGGGTTTCTATGGTAGCTTTGCTGATACCACTTGAGATTCTTTTCTTCCTATCTTTAATTGTCATGAAGATGGTTGAACGGAAGGAGGAGTGA
- a CDS encoding twin-arginine translocase TatA/TatE family subunit produces MLTLAFLGNLGWPEILIIAFLALLLFGGKKLPGLAKDLGTGIREFRKSLFSSEEEEKKQIAEEDDKFETKKQKETKSSRKKS; encoded by the coding sequence ATGTTAACACTTGCCTTTTTAGGAAATCTCGGTTGGCCTGAAATTCTTATCATTGCATTTTTAGCCCTTCTGCTTTTCGGAGGAAAGAAATTACCCGGTCTCGCAAAAGACCTGGGTACGGGGATTCGAGAATTCCGCAAATCCCTTTTCTCAAGCGAAGAAGAAGAGAAAAAGCAAATCGCTGAAGAAGACGATAAATTCGAAACGAAAAAACAAAAGGAAACGAAATCGAGCAGGAAAAAATCGTAA
- a CDS encoding ABC-F family ATP-binding cassette domain-containing protein — protein sequence MLQFIDLHHRFGPNIIFEGLYWHIKPDRKIALIGPNGAGKTTLFQFATEKLKPDGGSVVFSKDTKISLFQQIPDFPEEEPVLSVVLSQNLLYSEYEKKKKQIEELFETIQADSKPYEELLHEQAENEEFAHAHDLHNLEIRARKVLFGLGFSDSSLNQPVKNFSPGYHHRIGLAIALLNPHNLLLLDEPTNHLDDASKEWLAEYLLQSKGTFILVSHDPDFLERTSSTIAEISSNSVTEFEGSLIDYLEEKNEIHEKMKARYEKEQSYLKKRTEWIERFRSKATKARQVQSAIKKLEKRERIDAPEAIFWNKKPDYNFNFVSSGKLILKLENADFSYVSGKPIFQKVDLEISLGDKIALVGPNGAGKSTLMRCLLNREKLNAGTLQLGPRVESGYFSQTHSVDLDPELNLLQVITGRYPDIKEQEARSLLGHFSFSGDAIYKIVKTLSGGEKSRLRLAMLVLQPTNLLLLDEPTNHLDMVTRDALKRSIADFPGAVLIISHDPDFLKGLCNKTFRLSSGSLENLNCSFEDYLQVYEEEKKGEVKAIKATKEKVDGRSSQNPDKKKQRKLEKDILTAEERIDTLEKEKSLLENDMADPDFYSSSQRDTILKRYEEIKPEIEKVISDWEALQLELEELKL from the coding sequence TTGCTCCAATTTATAGACCTGCACCATCGCTTCGGCCCCAATATAATCTTTGAAGGCTTATATTGGCATATTAAACCTGACAGAAAAATTGCCCTGATCGGTCCAAACGGTGCAGGTAAAACTACTCTCTTTCAATTCGCCACCGAAAAACTTAAACCGGATGGGGGATCTGTTGTGTTTTCTAAAGATACAAAGATTTCTTTATTTCAACAGATTCCGGATTTTCCGGAAGAAGAACCGGTTCTTTCGGTCGTTCTTTCCCAGAATCTTCTATATTCAGAGTATGAGAAGAAAAAAAAACAGATTGAGGAGTTGTTTGAGACGATTCAAGCGGATAGTAAGCCGTATGAAGAGCTTCTCCACGAGCAGGCTGAGAATGAAGAGTTTGCTCATGCCCATGATCTGCACAATCTGGAAATCAGGGCCAGAAAAGTACTGTTTGGTCTGGGTTTTTCAGATTCCAGCCTGAATCAACCTGTTAAGAACTTTTCTCCGGGCTATCATCACCGGATAGGACTTGCCATTGCCCTTTTGAACCCTCATAACCTGCTCCTTCTGGATGAACCTACCAATCATCTTGATGACGCATCTAAAGAATGGTTGGCAGAATACCTCCTTCAGAGTAAGGGGACTTTTATACTGGTCAGTCATGACCCGGATTTCTTGGAGAGAACGAGTTCCACTATTGCTGAAATTTCTTCAAATTCTGTAACGGAATTTGAAGGAAGTTTAATCGATTATTTAGAAGAGAAAAATGAAATTCATGAGAAGATGAAAGCTCGCTATGAAAAAGAGCAATCGTATTTGAAGAAAAGAACAGAATGGATAGAAAGATTTCGCTCTAAGGCAACCAAGGCCAGACAGGTTCAAAGTGCCATTAAAAAGCTGGAAAAACGAGAGAGAATTGATGCTCCTGAGGCTATTTTTTGGAATAAAAAACCCGATTACAATTTTAACTTTGTGTCTTCAGGAAAATTAATCTTAAAGCTCGAAAACGCTGATTTTTCATATGTAAGCGGAAAACCTATTTTTCAAAAAGTGGATTTAGAGATTTCTCTTGGAGATAAAATCGCTCTGGTAGGGCCTAATGGAGCTGGGAAGTCTACCCTGATGCGTTGCTTATTAAACCGAGAAAAACTAAATGCCGGGACTTTACAACTCGGACCGAGAGTTGAATCCGGATATTTTTCCCAGACTCATTCTGTGGACCTTGACCCGGAACTAAACCTGTTGCAGGTGATTACCGGACGATACCCCGATATAAAAGAGCAGGAAGCCAGAAGCTTACTGGGACACTTTTCATTTTCTGGTGACGCCATTTATAAAATTGTGAAAACTCTTTCCGGTGGAGAGAAAAGTCGTCTGCGCCTGGCTATGTTGGTTTTACAACCAACTAACCTTCTACTTCTGGATGAGCCAACAAACCATCTGGATATGGTAACCCGTGACGCCCTGAAAAGATCGATTGCAGATTTTCCCGGTGCAGTCCTAATTATAAGCCATGACCCGGACTTTTTAAAGGGACTTTGCAATAAAACGTTTCGTCTTTCTTCAGGTAGTCTGGAAAATCTAAATTGTAGTTTTGAAGATTATTTACAGGTGTATGAAGAAGAAAAGAAGGGGGAAGTTAAAGCGATCAAAGCTACAAAAGAAAAGGTTGATGGTCGTTCATCCCAGAACCCTGATAAGAAAAAACAGAGAAAACTGGAGAAAGATATTCTTACTGCTGAAGAGCGAATCGACACTCTGGAAAAAGAAAAATCTCTTCTGGAAAATGATATGGCAGATCCGGATTTTTATAGCTCCTCCCAAAGAGATACTATTTTAAAACGTTACGAAGAGATAAAGCCTGAAATTGAAAAAGTAATTTCTGACTGGGAAGCTCTCCAGTTGGAATTAGAAGAACTTAAGTTATGA
- a CDS encoding PrsW family intramembrane metalloprotease, which translates to MPDIYVLFNSLNGKDVLIAFLAFLSVFPWAFVLFAYQPSPNKRKLLLAFLALCLGILSTKLILSLHEIIWPKVDMKPVKSFYVLKQTVHLAFIQAGVIEETFKILFILILSFIFAYHFKSFKWNIDVVIIAGFVALGFSLIENFIYLKKTGDGRLWNMFTGRALYSSNIHLLINLSFSIFLLKSNINIGRRITYPIMGFLLAIFQHGVVDFFLIPHSRIGSWLATALFVGIWVWVVRELRAYVYKT; encoded by the coding sequence ATGCCCGATATATATGTATTATTTAATTCACTTAACGGGAAAGATGTTTTAATTGCATTCTTAGCTTTCTTATCTGTATTCCCCTGGGCTTTTGTTTTATTCGCTTATCAACCGTCCCCGAATAAACGAAAGCTTCTTCTTGCATTTTTAGCACTCTGTCTCGGGATTTTATCCACCAAACTGATTCTATCCTTACATGAGATTATCTGGCCCAAAGTGGACATGAAACCCGTAAAGAGTTTTTATGTTCTCAAACAGACAGTTCATCTTGCATTTATACAGGCGGGTGTAATAGAAGAAACATTCAAAATTCTATTCATCCTGATTCTTTCCTTTATCTTTGCCTATCATTTTAAAAGCTTTAAGTGGAATATAGATGTGGTGATTATAGCGGGTTTTGTCGCCCTCGGTTTTTCTCTAATTGAAAACTTCATCTATCTAAAAAAAACCGGAGACGGAAGACTCTGGAATATGTTTACCGGAAGAGCTTTGTATTCTTCGAATATTCATCTATTAATAAATCTTTCTTTTTCTATCTTTCTACTTAAAAGTAATATAAACATAGGAAGGAGAATAACCTATCCTATCATGGGTTTTTTACTTGCAATATTTCAGCATGGAGTGGTTGACTTTTTTTTAATTCCCCATTCCAGGATAGGAAGCTGGCTTGCTACAGCACTTTTTGTTGGAATCTGGGTATGGGTGGTTCGTGAACTCAGAGCCTATGTGTATAAAACTTAA
- the psd gene encoding phosphatidylserine decarboxylase (Phosphatidylserine decarboxylase is synthesized as a single chain precursor. Generation of the pyruvoyl active site from a Ser is coupled to cleavage of a Gly-Ser bond between the larger (beta) and smaller (alpha chains). It is an integral membrane protein.), which produces MEKGYLIPLGKEIFNPYFIILCLVGLYLTVKLRFPQFRFFFLAFKIFSGALDFKGLKGQLIHSQAFFAGTGSSLLIGAAIGSAFAFLIGGPGALLWIWLATIIMMPMRLVTSTLAIKFRTKLPNGRYLSGPMYFIEKALKARWLAIAFALTSLVTVLTLGGIVPILSMEYIANKTLGLRGMDLPLLFSAFLIYAVLGGIRRVGKISGTLIPIALILFFISYYFSFSKYLIPFSSFIKEVFKHALELKPVITGGSLALFTVVGESMGTFFISTETGVGKSAGISGVVRTDSPVKQGLVSMLSSAFEGFVTSTLIFYLLVSVDASSLSRQKEFLDIVLSTGGLPVVFLTLSFLIFGFVGICGWFYTGEQNAYYVLGEKFANFFRIVFIGSFITASYLYMKFGMDVLINSFQFAYTMAIISAIPVTITLVLLAKIVSYEMNKYLSESGAEYEVLKDFYILILSMLPKNLLSKVFGFFTYLQLPRFMMIPLLKAFAGMYKINLDEAELQLSEYKSLNLFFTRALKAGVRIINSEENAAVSPVDAKITNYGDIHENTMIQAKGIDFNLKELLGSEKFYPCFESGKFITFYLSPQDYHRIHSPAYGKILGYYYEPGKLFPVNELAVKGIRGLFPKNERLITFLQTEYGKIAVIKVGASNVGKIRVTYDKKIVTNTFIRIPREVEYKDVDIIIQKGAELGRFEMGSTVILVFEKDTIDFVELPREEKCHYGSTIGFFREKKEQLPK; this is translated from the coding sequence ATGGAAAAAGGATATTTAATTCCCCTCGGAAAAGAAATTTTCAACCCCTATTTCATCATTCTTTGCCTGGTAGGTCTTTATTTGACCGTAAAATTAAGGTTTCCTCAATTTCGTTTTTTCTTTCTGGCATTTAAAATTTTTTCCGGTGCTTTAGATTTTAAAGGACTCAAAGGGCAATTAATTCATTCCCAGGCTTTTTTTGCCGGGACAGGTTCCTCACTCCTTATCGGGGCAGCAATTGGTTCCGCCTTTGCTTTTTTAATCGGAGGACCGGGTGCATTACTCTGGATCTGGCTTGCCACAATCATTATGATGCCTATGCGGCTCGTGACTTCCACTCTTGCCATTAAATTTCGAACCAAGCTTCCGAACGGGCGATATTTATCCGGGCCTATGTATTTTATAGAAAAGGCATTAAAAGCCCGCTGGTTAGCCATTGCATTTGCCCTGACCAGCCTGGTAACAGTTTTAACTCTCGGCGGGATTGTTCCAATTTTAAGTATGGAGTACATAGCAAATAAAACTCTGGGGTTAAGAGGTATGGATCTCCCGCTTCTATTTTCAGCTTTTCTGATTTATGCGGTTTTAGGAGGAATTCGCAGGGTAGGAAAAATTTCCGGAACTTTAATTCCTATCGCCCTGATTCTCTTTTTCATTTCCTACTACTTTAGCTTTTCTAAATATTTAATCCCTTTCAGCAGTTTTATAAAAGAGGTTTTTAAACATGCACTTGAATTAAAACCGGTTATCACAGGAGGTTCTCTGGCCTTATTTACGGTTGTTGGAGAATCTATGGGAACCTTTTTTATTTCTACCGAAACAGGAGTAGGAAAAAGTGCAGGAATTTCCGGAGTAGTCAGAACCGATTCACCGGTAAAACAGGGGCTGGTGAGTATGCTTTCTTCCGCATTTGAAGGCTTTGTTACTTCTACTCTAATTTTCTATCTTCTGGTGTCGGTGGATGCTTCGAGTCTTAGCAGGCAAAAAGAGTTTTTAGATATCGTGCTTTCAACAGGCGGTCTTCCTGTTGTATTTTTAACTCTTTCGTTTTTAATTTTCGGGTTTGTTGGGATCTGCGGATGGTTCTATACCGGTGAACAGAATGCATATTATGTACTGGGTGAAAAGTTTGCGAATTTTTTTCGGATTGTTTTCATCGGAAGTTTTATTACTGCCTCCTATTTGTATATGAAGTTCGGGATGGATGTTCTTATTAATTCCTTTCAATTCGCCTATACCATGGCTATTATTTCCGCGATTCCTGTAACTATAACACTGGTCTTATTAGCTAAAATTGTTTCTTATGAAATGAATAAATATCTGTCAGAAAGTGGTGCAGAATACGAAGTATTAAAAGATTTTTATATTCTAATTCTCAGTATGCTTCCTAAAAATCTTCTTTCCAAGGTTTTCGGTTTTTTTACCTATTTACAACTTCCCCGATTTATGATGATTCCGCTACTAAAGGCTTTTGCCGGCATGTATAAAATAAATCTGGATGAAGCCGAATTGCAGTTAAGCGAATATAAATCCCTTAATCTATTTTTTACGAGGGCTTTAAAAGCGGGTGTCAGAATTATCAATTCAGAAGAAAATGCAGCCGTTTCTCCTGTGGATGCAAAAATTACTAACTATGGAGATATACACGAAAACACGATGATTCAGGCAAAGGGAATTGATTTTAATCTCAAAGAACTCTTAGGTTCAGAAAAGTTTTATCCCTGTTTTGAATCGGGTAAGTTTATAACATTTTACTTATCTCCTCAGGACTATCATCGTATTCATTCTCCTGCTTATGGAAAAATATTAGGATATTATTATGAACCTGGAAAACTTTTTCCGGTAAACGAACTGGCTGTAAAAGGAATTCGAGGACTTTTCCCTAAAAATGAAAGACTGATTACCTTCTTACAAACAGAATATGGTAAAATAGCCGTTATCAAAGTAGGAGCTTCTAATGTTGGAAAAATTCGTGTAACCTATGATAAAAAAATCGTTACCAATACCTTCATTCGAATTCCCAGAGAAGTAGAATATAAGGATGTAGATATTATTATACAAAAAGGTGCTGAACTCGGTCGTTTTGAGATGGGTTCTACGGTAATCCTTGTATTTGAAAAAGATACGATTGATTTTGTAGAATTACCCCGTGAAGAAAAATGCCATTATGGTTCTACCATCGGTTTTTTTAGAGAAAAAAAAGAACAACTACCCAAGTAA